In the genome of Bremerella sp. JC817, one region contains:
- a CDS encoding aldose 1-epimerase family protein, whose product MSNRWILSEYDVESPFQQPAQFLKTAKEHGLSVTHTRMFGGRRDGVELLTVQNGDFSFTTIPTRGMGVHQAKYGDTRIGWNSPIEGPVHPQFVPLSDPSGLGWLDGMDELIVRCGLESNGAPEFDAESGRLKYGLHGRIANQPTEDVVVEVSDAGEMCITGEVRESRFLCYNVALKTEIRTKAGENGFRIRDQIVNRSAQPSTAQMLYHINMGAPILGEGASVVCPATEICPRTDVAAAGIENWSTYDAPTTGYQEQVFFFQLAADEAGQTCALLKNAAGDQGVSVHFNIQQLPYFIVWKNTAAEADGYVTGLEPATNFPNPRSFEETHGRVLQLAPGQTYEIDLGLQFHPDAVSVAAIEEKIAGLTKGTEAKVHTSPQANWCS is encoded by the coding sequence ATGAGCAATCGCTGGATCCTGAGCGAATACGATGTCGAGTCCCCATTTCAGCAGCCAGCGCAGTTCTTGAAGACTGCCAAAGAGCATGGCTTGAGTGTCACCCACACGCGGATGTTCGGCGGGCGACGTGATGGCGTGGAACTGCTGACAGTGCAGAACGGCGACTTCTCGTTCACCACCATCCCAACGCGCGGCATGGGGGTCCATCAGGCCAAGTATGGCGACACCCGCATCGGTTGGAACTCGCCGATTGAAGGTCCGGTCCATCCGCAGTTTGTTCCTCTTTCCGATCCGAGCGGGCTCGGTTGGCTCGATGGCATGGACGAGCTGATCGTGCGCTGCGGTCTGGAAAGCAACGGTGCCCCAGAGTTCGATGCCGAGTCTGGTCGTTTGAAGTATGGCCTGCATGGTCGTATCGCAAATCAGCCGACCGAAGATGTCGTCGTCGAAGTTTCCGACGCAGGCGAGATGTGCATCACAGGCGAAGTCCGTGAGTCACGCTTTCTTTGCTACAACGTCGCCCTCAAGACCGAGATCCGCACGAAGGCAGGCGAGAACGGTTTCCGCATTCGCGATCAGATCGTGAATCGTTCGGCTCAGCCAAGCACCGCTCAGATGCTATACCACATCAACATGGGCGCTCCGATCCTGGGCGAAGGTGCCTCGGTCGTTTGCCCTGCGACCGAAATCTGCCCCCGCACCGATGTCGCGGCCGCTGGGATCGAGAACTGGTCGACCTACGACGCACCGACGACTGGCTATCAGGAACAGGTCTTCTTCTTCCAACTTGCCGCGGACGAAGCGGGCCAGACATGTGCCTTATTGAAGAATGCCGCCGGCGACCAAGGCGTCTCGGTTCATTTCAATATTCAGCAGCTGCCCTACTTCATCGTCTGGAAGAACACGGCCGCCGAAGCCGATGGCTACGTCACCGGCCTGGAACCAGCGACTAACTTCCCGAACCCACGTTCGTTTGAGGAGACGCATGGTCGCGTTCTGCAGCTTGCCCCAGGTCAGACCTATGAGATCGACCTGGGACTGCAATTCCATCCCGATGCTGTCAGTGTCGCGGCGATCGAAGAGAAGATCGCCGGTCTGACGAAGGGGACCGAGGCGAAAGTTCATACCTCGCCCCAAGCCAACTGGTGCAGCTAA
- a CDS encoding class I SAM-dependent methyltransferase, with the protein MSSANKSTVEEIRARFDNDVERFSNLETGQSATMDAPVVLELITRVAAAQCPDATGVLDIGCGAGNYTLKLLERLPNLDCTLIDLSQPMLDRARQRLEASSADNVTTLCGDVRDLELPKEAFDVAMAAAVLHHLRDDADWKQVFTKVFQSLKPGGIFLVSDLVAQDVTAATQVQWERYGEYLRSLKDDAYRQTVFDYIEKEDTPRSVLYQVDLCREVGFQQAEVLHLNACFGSFAAVKAR; encoded by the coding sequence ATGAGTTCAGCGAACAAGTCGACCGTCGAAGAAATTCGAGCCCGGTTCGACAACGATGTGGAGCGTTTTTCGAATCTCGAAACAGGGCAATCGGCCACCATGGATGCCCCGGTGGTGCTAGAGCTGATTACACGTGTCGCCGCGGCGCAGTGCCCCGACGCCACCGGCGTGCTCGACATCGGCTGCGGAGCGGGCAACTACACGCTGAAACTACTGGAACGTCTTCCCAATCTCGATTGCACTTTGATCGATCTCAGCCAGCCGATGCTCGATCGCGCCCGGCAGCGTTTAGAAGCCAGTTCCGCCGACAACGTAACGACCCTTTGCGGCGATGTTCGCGACCTTGAGCTGCCCAAGGAAGCGTTTGATGTCGCAATGGCCGCCGCCGTGCTGCATCACCTTCGCGACGATGCCGACTGGAAGCAGGTCTTCACCAAGGTCTTTCAATCGCTGAAACCAGGCGGAATCTTTCTGGTCAGTGATCTGGTCGCTCAGGATGTGACGGCGGCCACCCAGGTGCAGTGGGAACGTTACGGCGAGTACCTCCGCAGCTTGAAGGATGACGCCTATCGTCAAACCGTGTTCGACTATATCGAAAAAGAGGACACCCCTCGGAGTGTCCTCTATCAAGTCGATCTCTGCCGCGAAGTTGGCTTTCAGCAAGCAGAAGTACTGCATCTGAATGCCTGCTTCGGTTCATTTGCAGCGGTGAAGGCGCGTTAG
- the glgC gene encoding glucose-1-phosphate adenylyltransferase, with amino-acid sequence MENVLTVILAGGKGSRLEPLTRDRAKPAVPFGGVYRIIDFALSNCLNSGFRNIQLLTQYKAQSLDRHINVGWQRFFCRELGECIDVVPPQQRIDEQWYQGTADAVYQNIYAIEKHRPEYVVVLAGDHIYKMNYASMLDFHIENGADLTIGALKTTVEEARSFGVMQIDREQRILGFDEKPANPKTIPGDNEHCLASMGIYVFNAKFLFEQLCKDATNRTSAHDFGRNIIPSIIDTHRVYAFPFRDENRKRDAYWRDVGTLDAYYEANMDLVSVDPLLNIYDEAWPLRTYQPNVPPPKFVFGSESVSDRRGYAMDSVVCGGSIISGGEVERSIIGPRVRVNSFSSVHDSILFEGVTVGRHCQINRAIIDKGVSIPADTQIGFDLELDRKRGFTVTPSGLVVIAKEDLIEPQMTSGKPRVA; translated from the coding sequence ATGGAGAACGTACTCACCGTGATCCTTGCTGGCGGCAAGGGTTCACGTCTGGAACCGTTAACACGTGACCGGGCCAAGCCGGCGGTCCCCTTTGGCGGCGTCTATCGCATCATCGACTTCGCCCTCTCGAACTGTCTCAATAGTGGATTTCGCAACATCCAACTGCTGACCCAATACAAGGCTCAAAGCCTCGACCGACATATCAATGTCGGCTGGCAGCGATTCTTTTGCCGTGAACTGGGCGAATGCATCGATGTCGTGCCACCACAACAACGTATCGACGAGCAGTGGTATCAAGGCACAGCGGATGCGGTTTATCAAAACATCTACGCGATCGAGAAGCATCGTCCTGAGTATGTCGTCGTCCTGGCTGGCGATCACATCTATAAGATGAACTATGCCTCGATGCTCGACTTCCACATCGAAAACGGAGCCGATCTGACGATTGGAGCACTAAAGACCACGGTCGAAGAAGCACGTTCGTTTGGCGTGATGCAGATCGACCGCGAGCAGCGGATCCTTGGTTTCGACGAGAAACCGGCCAATCCGAAGACCATCCCTGGCGACAACGAGCACTGCCTCGCTTCGATGGGTATCTACGTCTTCAACGCCAAGTTCCTCTTCGAGCAGCTTTGCAAAGACGCAACCAATCGGACCAGCGCCCATGACTTCGGCCGAAACATCATTCCGTCGATCATCGACACGCATCGCGTCTATGCGTTCCCCTTCCGGGACGAGAATCGCAAGCGGGATGCTTACTGGCGAGACGTAGGTACGCTGGATGCCTATTACGAAGCGAACATGGATCTCGTTTCGGTCGATCCTCTGCTCAACATCTACGACGAGGCCTGGCCGCTGCGAACCTACCAGCCGAATGTCCCGCCACCGAAGTTTGTCTTTGGCAGTGAAAGCGTATCGGATCGTCGCGGGTATGCCATGGACAGCGTCGTTTGTGGTGGCTCGATCATTTCTGGCGGCGAAGTCGAACGCAGCATCATCGGCCCACGCGTCCGTGTGAATAGCTTCTCGTCGGTGCATGACTCGATCTTGTTCGAGGGAGTCACGGTCGGGCGACATTGCCAGATCAACCGAGCGATCATCGACAAAGGGGTCTCGATTCCTGCTGATACGCAAATCGGTTTCGACCTGGAACTCGACCGCAAACGAGGCTTCACCGTGACACCTTCCGGCCTTGTGGTGATCGCCAAAGAAGACCTGATCGAGCCGCAGATGACCAGCGGCAAGCCACGCGTCGCGTAG
- a CDS encoding site-2 protease family protein, with translation MESRADEQTSSPETSLQEGRQTSWDSDSVEFSSEATRMIQQQTRKRRVRLPIILFIATCLSCFFAGMTHWEPGEAAINLMAWSNPQSLGIPREYDLYLSNPAAELRRDLLNYASAWRIGFIYMAAMLGILFAHEMGHFLMAVRYRVHASLPYFIPVPISPIGTFGAVIGMDGMRANRKQLFDIGLAGPLAGLVVAVPILWYGITQMDLTTPGEGSFKLDLPLAMQWMMQWLQVPGYKSGLYIYQSQLNPYFMAGWVGLLVTGLNMIPVSQLDGGHVTYTLFGKKAHLIARAFLAFAVIFIITMGAYNWLLMLFLVILMRPDHPPTSDDSVPIGAFRYVLGTLSLSIPILCFPPMAFVTT, from the coding sequence ATGGAATCTCGTGCCGACGAGCAAACGTCTTCGCCCGAAACGTCCTTGCAGGAAGGACGGCAGACGTCATGGGATTCGGATTCGGTCGAATTCTCTTCCGAAGCGACCCGCATGATCCAGCAGCAAACGCGAAAACGTCGCGTGCGATTGCCGATCATCTTGTTCATCGCCACCTGTCTTTCCTGCTTCTTCGCCGGCATGACCCACTGGGAGCCCGGCGAAGCGGCGATCAATCTTATGGCCTGGTCGAACCCTCAATCTCTGGGCATTCCGCGTGAGTACGATCTCTATCTCTCGAATCCCGCAGCCGAGCTTCGCCGCGATCTGTTGAACTACGCGTCCGCGTGGCGAATCGGTTTTATTTACATGGCCGCGATGTTAGGGATTTTGTTCGCCCACGAAATGGGGCACTTCTTGATGGCGGTACGTTACCGCGTGCATGCCAGTCTGCCCTACTTCATTCCCGTACCGATCTCGCCGATCGGAACCTTCGGGGCGGTGATCGGGATGGATGGGATGCGGGCCAATCGAAAGCAATTGTTCGATATCGGTCTCGCAGGCCCACTGGCCGGACTGGTCGTTGCCGTGCCGATCCTGTGGTATGGCATTACTCAAATGGATTTGACGACACCGGGCGAAGGTTCGTTCAAGCTCGATCTGCCACTCGCCATGCAATGGATGATGCAGTGGCTGCAGGTCCCTGGTTACAAGTCGGGGCTCTATATCTACCAGAGCCAACTGAACCCCTACTTCATGGCGGGCTGGGTTGGCTTGCTGGTGACCGGGCTGAACATGATTCCGGTCAGCCAGCTAGATGGCGGCCATGTGACCTATACGCTGTTCGGCAAGAAGGCTCACTTGATTGCCCGAGCTTTCCTGGCGTTCGCCGTGATTTTCATCATCACTATGGGGGCGTACAACTGGCTGCTGATGCTGTTTCTGGTGATCTTGATGCGGCCAGACCATCCGCCGACCAGCGACGACAGTGTGCCGATTGGCGCTTTTCGTTATGTGCTGGGAACGCTCTCGCTGAGCATTCCGATCCTATGCTTTCCACCGATGGCCTTTGTCACGACGTAA
- a CDS encoding HDOD domain-containing protein, with the protein MAGVPSETTGDRETLDRGAELSQDPSPVAQMVARAQQLYSLPTVAMEVLKLTANEHATVVQIKECIQRDPAMTVKILKVVNSPLFGLSGEVSDLNQALALLGIKPLKLLVLGFSLPKEMLQGIEAEVLAQYWQFALTKAVAAREIANMQGKNYGDEAFIAGLLSEIGALVMLQDLGDAYANFANKVLQEEADLSEMEWETLGFDHNILGCRLLQSWNLPEALVQVIREGHPSSGIEFGRLRGQSATLRLAHNLAEVLSHHRLYLMPKFLQQLKATIDDADEQVETLVVDIQDKLYQLANVLSVSLPDGMNYCEIVSQAYLQITQLAESVAAPLAISANPNRDLVIRAPEAQSLIDSVKRLTDNGGIPPVLPKKKTKEEEAAEEGPTEAIFADARLLREISIAMQHSRSQRCEFSLALVQINRFDHFLVTAGIDEVEVWRQLVAAIVDRLSDGLGRVMPCGDSSVAIMLEDHDRHQAVTLARQVIDLVTNWSQRRESHLGVDLTLSGGVACACVPPKSLPADEIFQAAKRCILAAAKGGGNAIKSIEVL; encoded by the coding sequence GTGGCAGGAGTACCTTCAGAAACAACCGGCGATCGAGAGACACTTGATCGCGGGGCGGAGCTGTCGCAAGACCCAAGTCCGGTCGCTCAAATGGTGGCCCGGGCCCAGCAACTCTATTCGTTGCCAACCGTTGCCATGGAAGTCTTGAAGCTGACCGCCAACGAGCATGCGACGGTCGTTCAGATCAAGGAATGCATCCAGCGCGACCCGGCGATGACCGTCAAGATTTTGAAGGTGGTCAACAGTCCGCTGTTCGGTCTTTCCGGCGAAGTCTCGGACCTCAATCAGGCCCTGGCTTTACTAGGCATCAAGCCGCTGAAATTGCTGGTGCTCGGCTTCAGTTTGCCGAAAGAGATGCTGCAAGGGATCGAAGCGGAAGTGCTCGCCCAATATTGGCAGTTCGCGTTGACCAAAGCAGTCGCCGCGCGCGAGATCGCCAACATGCAGGGAAAGAACTACGGCGACGAAGCCTTCATCGCCGGACTGCTTTCCGAGATCGGTGCCCTGGTCATGCTGCAAGACCTGGGGGATGCGTATGCCAACTTCGCCAACAAGGTCCTGCAGGAAGAAGCGGACCTGTCGGAGATGGAATGGGAAACGCTCGGTTTCGATCACAACATTCTCGGCTGTCGGTTGCTGCAAAGCTGGAACCTGCCCGAGGCACTGGTGCAGGTCATTCGCGAAGGGCATCCTTCGTCTGGAATCGAGTTCGGTCGGCTCCGCGGTCAATCGGCCACGCTGCGTCTGGCTCATAACCTGGCAGAAGTGTTGTCGCATCATCGTTTGTACTTGATGCCGAAATTTCTGCAGCAACTTAAAGCGACGATTGACGACGCGGACGAGCAAGTCGAAACCTTGGTGGTCGACATTCAAGACAAACTATATCAATTGGCCAACGTACTTTCGGTCTCGCTTCCCGACGGGATGAATTACTGCGAGATCGTGAGTCAGGCCTATCTGCAGATCACGCAGTTGGCCGAGTCGGTCGCGGCTCCGCTGGCGATTTCGGCGAATCCGAATCGCGACCTGGTAATCCGTGCTCCGGAAGCCCAAAGCCTGATCGATTCGGTGAAACGCCTGACCGATAACGGTGGCATTCCACCAGTGTTGCCGAAGAAGAAAACGAAAGAAGAAGAGGCCGCCGAGGAAGGCCCGACCGAAGCAATATTTGCCGATGCTCGCTTGCTCCGCGAGATTTCAATCGCGATGCAACATAGTCGCAGTCAACGCTGCGAGTTCTCGCTGGCCCTGGTGCAGATCAATCGCTTCGATCATTTTTTGGTGACTGCCGGTATCGACGAAGTGGAAGTGTGGCGTCAGTTGGTGGCGGCGATTGTGGATCGATTGAGCGACGGTCTCGGACGCGTGATGCCATGTGGTGACTCGAGCGTGGCGATCATGCTGGAAGACCACGATCGGCATCAAGCCGTGACGCTGGCCCGACAGGTGATTGACCTGGTGACCAACTGGTCGCAGCGTCGCGAGAGTCATCTCGGGGTCGATCTCACCCTGAGCGGTGGGGTCGCGTGTGCGTGCGTGCCACCGAAGAGTCTTCCGGCGGACGAAATCTTTCAAGCGGCCAAACGCTGTATATTGGCCGCCGCCAAAGGGGGCGGCAACGCAATCAAGAGCATCGAAGTCCTCTAA
- a CDS encoding DUF1559 domain-containing protein has translation MPSGFTLVELLVVIAIIGILIGLLLPAVQRAREAARRMQCVNQLKQIGLAWHNHTDTYNAFPTGGYAQQVYVSFKDGRPGMLDKQAAGWAFQILPYLEQGNVHAGKPGGTDKESAEFAMGTAIDQYFCPSRRSPTVEPGSYAPFCWSYDGQNGTQLNRVPLAQIDYAGGTQEDTGVLARNLSGTCGNTSSGSVYPKRKLYDFADVTDGTSNTLMVGEKRINVARLGNGSQSGDIYGYTSGWESNSMVTHETIRRTDLAPLADTHGSGDGEMRFGSSHDGGLNALLVDGSVRFIPYTIQQQLFELLGNKADGQVFELPQ, from the coding sequence TTGCCGTCCGGGTTCACCCTGGTCGAGCTGTTGGTGGTCATTGCGATCATCGGGATTCTGATTGGGCTGCTTCTACCGGCGGTGCAGCGTGCCCGGGAAGCGGCTCGCCGCATGCAGTGCGTCAATCAGCTCAAGCAGATCGGGCTGGCCTGGCATAACCATACCGATACCTACAACGCCTTCCCGACCGGTGGCTATGCCCAGCAGGTTTACGTCTCGTTTAAAGATGGCCGCCCCGGGATGCTCGACAAGCAAGCCGCTGGCTGGGCTTTTCAAATTCTGCCCTACCTGGAGCAAGGTAACGTCCACGCCGGAAAGCCTGGCGGGACCGACAAAGAATCGGCCGAGTTCGCCATGGGAACCGCCATCGATCAATACTTCTGCCCAAGCCGTCGCTCGCCGACCGTTGAACCTGGATCGTACGCCCCCTTCTGTTGGAGCTACGATGGCCAGAACGGGACGCAGCTCAATCGGGTTCCATTGGCACAGATCGATTACGCCGGCGGCACGCAGGAAGATACCGGTGTCTTGGCGCGCAACTTAAGCGGGACTTGTGGCAACACCTCTTCCGGCAGCGTCTATCCCAAACGAAAGCTATACGACTTTGCCGACGTCACCGACGGTACCAGCAACACATTGATGGTTGGCGAGAAGCGGATCAATGTTGCCCGGCTCGGCAATGGCAGTCAGTCTGGCGATATCTATGGCTATACGTCGGGCTGGGAAAGTAACTCGATGGTGACGCACGAAACGATCCGCCGGACCGACCTGGCCCCGCTGGCCGACACGCATGGTTCCGGCGATGGTGAAATGCGTTTCGGCAGCTCACACGATGGCGGTCTGAACGCGCTGCTGGTCGACGGCAGCGTGCGGTTCATTCCTTACACCATCCAGCAGCAACTTTTCGAGCTATTGGGAAACAAAGCAGACGGCCAGGTCTTCGAGTTACCGCAGTAA
- a CDS encoding LL-diaminopimelate aminotransferase, which yields MSDPYFQKLFAERIGGENYGKGTAIYKFEKIKRAKRKALADYPDRKLIDFGIGENDEMAPEAVRKVMADEINKPENRGYADNGIADFKNAVAGFMKRFFGVELDAATEVNHCIGSKTALAMLPACFINPGDICLMTVPGYPVAGTHSAYYGGTVYKLPLLAENDFFPDLDGIPAEVKEKAKLLVINYPNSPTGKVATKAFYEKVVAFAKENNLVVVQDAAHTVLTFEGEPLSFLSVPGAKDVGVEVHSLSKGFDMIGWRIGWVCGNPLLVQAFSDVKDNCDSGQFMAIQKAAAAALGNEEIPKQTKAKYQRRLEKLVAMLKRCGFQCEMPGGTYFLYTKSPTGIEGGPSFANAEEASQYLITQQSICTVPWDDAGSFLRFSVTYVAADEAAEDALMADTEERLKQISLKFD from the coding sequence ATGAGCGATCCCTATTTCCAGAAGCTGTTTGCCGAACGTATTGGTGGTGAAAACTACGGTAAGGGAACCGCGATCTACAAGTTCGAGAAGATCAAGCGGGCCAAGCGTAAGGCCCTGGCCGACTACCCTGATCGCAAGCTGATCGACTTCGGTATCGGCGAAAATGACGAGATGGCTCCCGAAGCTGTTCGCAAGGTGATGGCCGACGAGATCAACAAGCCAGAAAACCGTGGCTACGCCGACAATGGCATCGCCGACTTCAAGAACGCCGTCGCTGGCTTCATGAAGCGATTCTTCGGCGTCGAGCTGGATGCCGCGACCGAAGTGAACCACTGCATCGGTTCCAAGACCGCGTTGGCCATGCTGCCAGCTTGCTTCATCAACCCAGGCGACATCTGCCTGATGACGGTGCCTGGTTATCCCGTCGCCGGTACGCACTCGGCCTATTACGGCGGTACCGTCTACAAGTTGCCACTGCTGGCCGAAAACGACTTCTTCCCCGACCTGGACGGCATTCCAGCGGAAGTGAAGGAAAAGGCGAAGCTGCTGGTGATCAACTATCCCAACAGCCCGACTGGCAAGGTCGCGACCAAGGCGTTCTACGAAAAGGTCGTTGCCTTCGCGAAGGAAAACAACCTAGTCGTCGTGCAAGACGCCGCTCACACGGTGCTTACCTTCGAAGGCGAACCACTCAGCTTCCTGAGCGTTCCTGGTGCCAAGGATGTCGGCGTCGAAGTCCACTCGTTGTCGAAGGGTTTCGACATGATTGGCTGGCGTATCGGTTGGGTCTGCGGCAATCCTCTGCTGGTCCAGGCCTTCAGCGACGTCAAAGACAACTGCGACAGCGGTCAGTTCATGGCAATCCAGAAGGCTGCCGCCGCGGCTCTGGGGAACGAAGAAATCCCGAAGCAGACCAAGGCCAAGTATCAGCGCCGGTTGGAAAAGCTGGTGGCCATGCTGAAGCGTTGCGGCTTCCAGTGCGAAATGCCTGGCGGTACCTACTTCTTGTACACGAAGTCGCCAACCGGGATCGAAGGTGGTCCAAGCTTCGCCAACGCCGAAGAAGCTTCGCAGTACCTGATCACCCAGCAGTCGATCTGCACCGTGCCTTGGGACGACGCCGGCTCGTTCCTTCGCTTCTCGGTAACGTACGTCGCCGCGGATGAAGCCGCCGAAGATGCCTTGATGGCCGACACCGAAGAACGACTGAAGCAGATCTCGCTGAAGTTCGACTAA
- a CDS encoding glycosyltransferase, which produces MLIIPTLDRSGAEKQLTLLAKGLPRDQFDVSVCCLTRGGPYSEELSAAGIPVTVIGKKLKIDPAAYYRLKKHIRAVQPDIVHTWLFAANSYGRKAARAAKVPHILCGERCVDPWKITHEHLIDRYLDRFTDKIVCNSSGIVDFYTRKGRRADKFVTIGNGIDLIDGPPTQSKEAIWQDLKLPPHAKMMLTVGRLWPQKRMKDLIWATEILKRIRDDAYLVIVGDGPQRERLQRYTEQVTIHDRVRIVGARTDVPDLMKHATLFMLASGYEGQSNALMEAMATGLPVAVSDIPGNRDLVKHDENGYLVGLGQRTEYSRFANFLLEDEALRNRFAEAGRKTIAEQFSIPQMIDRHVRLYQSLR; this is translated from the coding sequence ATGCTCATCATCCCGACGCTTGATCGATCGGGAGCCGAGAAACAGCTTACCCTTCTGGCAAAGGGGCTTCCGCGCGACCAGTTCGATGTCTCGGTCTGCTGTCTTACCCGAGGTGGTCCTTACAGCGAAGAACTCTCGGCCGCCGGGATCCCGGTCACCGTAATTGGGAAGAAGCTGAAGATCGACCCGGCCGCATATTACCGACTGAAGAAGCATATTCGAGCGGTTCAGCCCGACATCGTGCACACGTGGCTCTTCGCCGCCAACAGCTACGGCCGCAAGGCTGCCCGGGCCGCGAAGGTTCCGCATATCCTCTGCGGTGAGCGCTGCGTCGATCCATGGAAGATCACCCACGAGCATCTGATCGATCGCTATCTCGATCGATTCACCGATAAGATCGTTTGCAACAGTTCCGGGATTGTCGACTTTTATACCCGCAAGGGACGTCGGGCCGACAAGTTTGTGACGATCGGCAACGGGATCGATTTGATCGATGGCCCGCCGACTCAGAGCAAAGAAGCAATCTGGCAAGACTTGAAGTTGCCCCCGCATGCCAAGATGATGCTGACCGTCGGCCGCCTGTGGCCGCAGAAGCGGATGAAAGATCTGATCTGGGCGACCGAGATCCTCAAGCGAATCCGCGACGACGCCTATCTGGTGATTGTCGGAGATGGTCCCCAGCGAGAGCGACTTCAGCGCTACACCGAACAAGTCACCATTCACGATCGCGTCCGCATCGTCGGGGCGCGGACCGATGTGCCTGACTTGATGAAGCATGCCACGCTCTTCATGCTGGCCAGCGGATACGAAGGACAGTCAAACGCGTTGATGGAAGCGATGGCAACCGGATTGCCGGTCGCGGTGAGTGATATTCCGGGCAACCGCGACCTGGTGAAGCATGACGAAAACGGCTATCTGGTCGGCCTGGGGCAGCGGACTGAGTACTCGCGGTTCGCCAACTTCCTGCTGGAAGACGAAGCTTTGCGGAACCGTTTCGCCGAAGCTGGCCGCAAGACGATCGCCGAGCAGTTCAGTATTCCGCAGATGATCGACCGCCATGTCCGGCTCTATCAAAGCCTGCGTTAG
- a CDS encoding alpha/beta hydrolase-fold protein: MTEKPTFGNWKDVDVDGHVCEVFEPQKRNEHGYVGIYLHGVHLGKLFHSPAFVESLEEVGLPVVAPVTERSWWTDRICPEFDAERTSQQYLLDSVLPFIEREFAAKAPKVALFGTSMGGQGSLRFAYKFPDLFPIVAAVSPAIDYQNRMRDDDEDNLWQMYDSTEQARQDTATLHIHPLNWPRNQFFCCCPEDTSWWESSDRLRMKLASLGVPHTCDLETKGGGHGYNYYSLMAPKIVQFLWESLEKERRRVA; encoded by the coding sequence ATGACCGAGAAACCAACCTTCGGCAACTGGAAAGATGTCGACGTCGACGGCCACGTTTGCGAGGTCTTCGAGCCCCAGAAGCGAAACGAGCACGGGTACGTCGGGATCTATTTACATGGCGTGCATCTGGGGAAGCTTTTCCATAGCCCGGCGTTTGTCGAGTCGCTTGAAGAAGTTGGCTTGCCGGTGGTGGCACCGGTAACCGAGCGAAGCTGGTGGACTGATCGGATCTGTCCCGAGTTCGACGCCGAGCGGACGTCGCAGCAATATCTGCTCGACAGTGTGCTCCCTTTCATCGAGCGTGAATTCGCGGCGAAGGCACCCAAGGTGGCCCTGTTCGGTACCAGTATGGGGGGGCAGGGTTCGCTGCGGTTCGCTTACAAGTTCCCGGATCTGTTTCCGATCGTGGCGGCCGTCAGTCCGGCGATCGACTATCAGAATCGGATGCGGGACGACGACGAAGACAACTTGTGGCAGATGTATGACAGCACCGAGCAGGCCCGTCAGGATACGGCGACGCTTCATATTCATCCGCTGAATTGGCCGAGAAACCAGTTCTTTTGCTGCTGTCCCGAGGACACCTCTTGGTGGGAAAGCTCGGATCGGCTACGAATGAAACTCGCGTCTTTGGGAGTTCCGCATACCTGCGACCTCGAGACGAAGGGGGGCGGCCATGGATACAATTACTACAGCCTGATGGCCCCCAAAATCGTGCAGTTCCTGTGGGAATCGCTAGAGAAAGAACGTCGCCGCGTGGCATAG
- a CDS encoding DUF4190 domain-containing protein has protein sequence MKPHRGVLILVLGILGFFCCICAPLAWWMGSQDMAEIEAGRMDPEGKQLTQVGMILGIVGCVLLILGIIFQVAMMALAGGVAAVGN, from the coding sequence ATGAAACCACATCGCGGCGTTCTCATCCTGGTCCTTGGTATCTTGGGATTTTTCTGCTGCATCTGCGCGCCACTCGCATGGTGGATGGGCTCGCAGGACATGGCTGAGATCGAAGCTGGACGCATGGATCCCGAAGGCAAGCAGCTCACTCAGGTCGGTATGATCCTGGGTATCGTTGGCTGCGTGCTGCTGATCTTGGGTATCATCTTCCAGGTTGCCATGATGGCTCTGGCTGGCGGCGTCGCCGCAGTCGGCAACTAA